The genome window GTATTCAGAGGAGAACCTGGGTTTCTCAATTTCGGgttcaatttttttcccccatatcttCCATCCCCTCTCCCCATCCttccaacaaacatttattgagcacccactaTGTGCCAAGATCTATGGTAAGAGTTGTTGACACAGATAATAGGCAAGTAGATCACTTCATGTCACCTGCCTCTGCACATTAGCCATGTGGATTGATGAGCTTCCCTCTCCAACACCACCCATGGGGCACAGAAGAGGTTAAGTATTGATGGGAGGATAAAGGAAGTGCAACATGGGCAGTAAAACTTTCCATGGAGAATATGGGAACACGTCGGGAGTGGGGAGCAGGAGGTAGTAGAAAAGAGAAGTGCGGGTCCCAGAAAGCAGACTTGCAAGGGACTTCAAGGGAAGTCTCCTTTCTCCTCAGCATAAAGAAGAGCCTTGAGCCTCACctttggggagggagggagcactGACATTTGAATACAAGGGGCGGGAGACCAACTCCGCAGCCATCTCTCAACCTCTACACCTCTCTGGCTCTGCAGCTCTGCACCCCTGGTCTGTCTGGGGCTCCCTCCCTCTAAGAGTCATGCATGCTGCATTGGCTGGGGCCAGCTTTCCCAGAATTTAGAAACCTATGCTGTGCATCTCTACTCTGCGAGTCAGTGTCCTCGTCTCATTACACTCCAGGGAAACTTATTAGAGAGCCGAGAGCCACAAGGAGCTTAAAAAAGAAGCTAATACTTTCTCATGAGTGGATGATAACTAATGGAGAAGGTTTCAGCTGTTCCCCAAAGGGAGTCAAGGGCAGTGATATTTGAGCATAACAGGATGGCTTCTTGTTCCAAGAAGCCAGGTCAGAGAGCTAAGCAGCCTGGGGAGAATCCAGCCTCAGCTCCAAGAAACTGTCTAGCACTAACTTTCCCTTAGAACTGAAGTCTACCTTGGGGCCAGGCAGGGAGATCCATGGTATTGTATAAAGGACCATCACTCTTGAGCTGCCTGATATATTCTGGCCACTAGGATGACTGGGTACTAGATCCCTCTTCTGCGTCACTCACAGCCAAACCCATTTCAGTGGGATATGGTCTGAGAGGCTCCCAATGCCACTGTGCACTTGACTCAGGCCTCATGGGGCTGTTGAGATTCTCACTAACAGTAGAGTCACTCCTCTGATCTACTATCCAGAAAGTCTCTGTCAAAAGGCAAACcatatatttttgaattattatgCTCATCTCTCTAAtgtaatgaatttaaaaaatctctacaGTAAGGTTGAAAAATGAGGTGATATTACTGGCAGGGataattcatttactcatttatgcCCGTTCAATTCTGAATGAACATTCAACAAAAACCTATTAGGCTTCTACTACTTGCCAAAAACTGAGTTGGTCTTAGAACTTCAGTCTGAAATTTTTGCCTTGAGGCAATGAATCAAAATCTCTGTGGGTGAGTCTTGGGCATTTTACCATTTGTCCAGAAGTTCTAACCTGTGGCCACATTGAACCACCATGCCGAGAAAAGGATGAATAGAAGGGGAGAGAATACCCAGGAAGAGTTAGGTCCTGCCTGGGCCCTGACCTTCCACAGCTGTGTGATTTGGAGGACCTCATTTGCCTCTTTGACTTTTAGGTTGGGCTTTCTTCTGGAAAATGAAAGGATGGGAACTGATGGTCTGTCTTAGAGGTCTTTTCCATCACTCCTCGTCCTTTTGACCAGAACTAAAGGGTGAGTCCCTTTCAACTGTGACATGCTGTGACTCTACAAGATATCTTATGGTGAGAGAAACAAAGTAAAGACTTCTGTGGAGTCTCTAAAGCCCAATCCCATCAGGCTGAACCTCTGCCTTCcacactcactttttaaaaatttttgcttttttttttttttcctttttggtactggggattgaattcaggagtaaGTCATGTAGCTcattccttataataaatcttCATAAAACACTCTCTTGATAAAAATATGGATATTGATATAGGTATAGATCTACATCCCATTAATTCCTTCTTTGGAGAATGCTGACTAGCACAAAAATGGTAAtacattataatttaaaagtcCTTATCTTTGAGAAAtagatatatgaaatatttacaaatgaatgaTATGATATCAGACATCTGCTTCAAAATAATCTTGAGGTAGAGGGGGAAATGGATGAAAATTTAGATGAAACAAGATTAGCTTTATAGGGATAATTGTGAAAGTCGGGCAATGGAAACATGGAGTTTCCCTAAGCTATTCTCTACCTTTGTAGAtgattaaatttatctttaataaaaaatttaaaatggaagaaaatacttctgaaaagttgaaaaatagaGGTGGTATAAGGGAGTACTTTTTCCCCATAACAACTACTATGGAATACTATGACTATAATCAtgcatataaaaaattttaaaaattaaacagtaaaGAGGACCTATCATAGGCATAATACTTAATGGTAAAACTTTAGCTACATTCTTattcaagtttaaaacatcaGTGATTCCTGCTTTTCAACATTATACTGGACTCTTAGACTTcacaataagacaagaaaaaggaaataagagctAAATAGATTGGGATTAAAAGATCAAAACTTATAATTGTTTGCAGATAATACTGTATGCATAGATAACCAAAATAATTTACAAACTGCAGAAAAACAGCAAGATACTAAATCAATAGTATTGCTATGTACTGGCAATAAGTAATTAGTGATTAGTCATTAGAAAATGTGGTAGaacaaaataatgtatataataaCAACATAAACTGTAAGGCACATTGGAATAAATGTATCACAAGGTGGGAAGacatttatgaagaaaattaaattttttataagaaaattattgAAGGACATAAgaaaagacctaaataaaatatttttttgttattattagttgttcgaaacattacaaagctcttgacatatcatattttaaataaaatcttaagtAAGTTGATCCTCCCCCATATTATTCTCTAAATGCAATGCTTATCTAAAAGCTCAACACAACTGTTTGTGGACCTATGTAAACTTATACAAAATTtaacaatttcaaaattttgaaaaatactttgaGAATATTCATTGTAGAGCTATAGTGCCTAAAATAGTGAAACACTGGAATagggataaaaaataaatcaatagaatGTACCAGAGACCCAAGAAATAATCTCATATAGAATTGAAAGTTGATATATCACACAGGTGATAATTGGTATTAGTGGGCTGTAAGGAGTGATTGGTTTGCCatgtggaaaacaaaatgaagttagATTTCTACTTCACATATactcaaaaataaattcagatgGGTTGCAGAcctaaatatgaaaaacaaatttaaacttgttaaaagaaaatatggtggtggtggggggaaatACTGGTATTCTTGAGGTAGGGAGCACAAGAAAAGGAGAATAATTAGATCATAATGTAAATGTTCCATGCAACAAATGATCCGACACAAAGTTAAAAGATAAGTAGATTAGAGAAGACATTTGCAACATATGAAAATAGGTAAAAGATTCATATCAGAACATAAAGAGAGGTCCtgaaaattcataagaaaaacaACCTAATAAAAGTCTTGCAGAGGATATGAAAAATTCACAGAGAAGGAAATCCAaacaagtaaatatatgaaaagatgctcataACTTAtaaccacagaaatacaaaagcaAGATGAGATGCTATTTCACATTTATAATAttggtaaaaatgtaaaagtgtGACTATGAGAATGTTTGGAAACTAAAATACAACTGTTGCTACAATTAATTTAGAGATTAAAATTTTAGAGAATGGCTTATGTAATTGAAAGTTCATAATTGTATGACCCAACAATGCTTATACCCAGTACATATTTCTAGATACACACCTGAGAGAAATTCAGACACATGAACATAAGGAGACATAAAAACATTCATTGTAGCATTTAAGCAAATATgtatacatgaatcaaaacatcatattgtaccccataaatgtgtacaataatcatcagtaaaaattttaaaaagaaatgtatccacatagatataataaataaatagtgggGAAAGCCTGGAAATAacctaaattataaaaatataattatgggTACATAAAAGGTACTATATTCACATGCTTATTAAGTAAAAATGAACTAAATCTATCCTATGTATCATTATaaacaaatctcaaaaataaTGTAGAATTTAAAAGCAAGTTCCATAATAATACATGTAGTatgatatcatatatatatatatattttagtggtagatagacacaatacctttatttatttaactttatgtggtgctgaggattgaacccagggctccacacatactaggcaagctaagctctctaccactaagccacaaccttagcccctacataatattttttaaacatgcatTCTAAGGGACTACATCAAGAAATGAATGGGAGGTAGGACGTGGAGACAAACACAGACAGCCCTTTTGAGAAGTTTCactgggaaggagaaggggctATCGCAGTTGGAGTTGGTATAGTATCTGAGGAGgagttagaattatttttttaaagtacagtaCTAGAGCATATAGATGTGAGCTGGCAGAGACTGAAAATAATCACTCATAAAGAGCAAATTCCTTGAGAAAGTGGAATCTTAGGCTGAAGAGCACAAAAGGAGATGAATTTGTAGGCTGTACAGGATGTAGAACCTTCCAGAAGTGGTGCTAATTGGATGTGCAGGTGGAGTAACATTGTAAAGGGGTTTGAATCCAGATGGATTAAAGGCAAGACAAAGGACCTCCCTACCATTACAGACCCAGCCTTTCCTGAGATTCTTGGACCACAGTACTGTCACTCCTTACGAAATCTGCTCTAGAGCGTCTCAATAATGCACTCTGTGTATGTGAACTCAGGGAAGCTGGAGTGAATTCCAATACCACGCAATACCTGCGTTGACCTGTAAGTTTCCTCTGTACCCTCAGCACGGGTTTCTCACACAACGACCTAATGTAAATGCAGCAGCTGTGCTTTGGACAAAGCATGCTGGGCTGGTTCCGGTCCTGCCTCGACTGATTACTGGTTCTGTAATCTTCTAGGGCAAACTGTCTAACTTCTCCAGGGCTCAGGTTTCTGTCTCACAATGTGATTAATTGCGTTTATGTAGTTTGGAAGCAACCAGCTCAAGAAAAATACTCAGGACAGGACAAGATTTAAGACTCCCCCTAGCTGAAAATACTcggaatttttccttccttctcctccctacCTGTTCTACCAGGGATCCCAGGTCTAGTTCCTTCCATCCCTCCACCCCACTCTCCTTCCCATAAACGTCTTtactttttcttcccctcccGATAGTCCTTCGCCTGAGACTGTGCAGTAGGTAGGATGTCGCTCCTAAGTGACGGCTCCTTCTAGTGATTTTAGATCCTTCGCGGGTTAAACGGGAGCCCCAGGCAGGGGGCGTGCCACACAACGCTGCCAGCCTTACTTTCTGCGTAGGTGGCAAGAGGCCacctcttacacacacacacacacacacacacacacacacacacacagcccggGTGTGCATCTGTCTGGAGAGAGTCGGAGGGTGCAGGGCGCGAGTGTAGAGACGTTTGTCTGCTAAGTCCGTGAGTCCTGCCCGCTGGTGGGAGCTTGCTTGCGTTGCTGGGTTCTTACTAGCTCCCTGTCCCTGGGCCACTGCCCCTACTCCTCCTCCTGTtttgccccctcccccagcagtCTAGCAGTCCAGCCTGGTGGGTGCCTGTGAGCCTCTCTCCGCCCTCCCACTGCAGGAGCCAACCCGGGAGCCCGGGCCTCTGGACTCTGCTGGAAGCGCATAAAACCCGCTGGGCTCCAGCCACCGGCTCCGCTGCCGCTCGCCGTGAGAGCGCGCCTCTAGGCTGGAGCCTGCAGCCTGGCGGGCGGACACCTATGATCTTGGATTGCACCTTTGAGCAGGCTTAGAGGCATCCGCTCTCCACTTACAGAAAGTTGGGAGAAAGTGAATTTGGGGTGGTCTGGGGACAAGTGGCAGCTGGCCCAGGTCTCTCCTTACCTGAGCCATCCTGCACAGCCTCCCCTGTTCTTCCTATCCCGACACCCCATCTGCCtgattgttggttttttttcccccggGTTCCCCTGCCTACCTGGGGCCagctctgttttcttcttccttatccCATTGTCCCTCCTCTCTCTATCCCTGTCCTTGACATTGTTACCTCCTGCTTTCAAGCCTTCTCCCAATCATTCccatccttctttctcttcttaaacTTTCCCCTTGATACTTCATTCACACCCTCCCTccatttcccccacccccagcaaacCTTGACCATGGATTTGGAGCCTTCCTGGACTGCCATACCCAACCCTGGGGGCACCCTTTTTGCCCCCAATGCCACAACACCCTGGCTGGGCCGGGATGAGGAGCTGGCCAAGGTGGAGATTGGCATACTGGCTACCGTCCTGGTGCTGGCCACAGGGAGCAACCTGGCTGTGCTGCTGACCCTGGGCCAGCCAGGTCGCAAGCGCTCCCGCATGCACCTGTTTGTGCTGCACCTGGCCCTGACTGACCTGGGTGTGGCACTCTTCCAGGTGCTGCCCCAGCTGCTCTGGGACATCACCTACCGCTTCCAGGGTCCTGACCTCCTCTGCCGGGCTGTCAAGTACCTGCAGGTGCTCAGCATGTTTGCCTCCACCTACATGCTGCTGGCCATGACAGTGGACCGATACCTGGCCGTCTGTCATCCCCTACGCAGCCTCCAGCAGCCCAGCCAGTCCACTTACCCACTCATCGCGGCTCCCTGGTTGCTGGCTGCCATCCTTAGCCTCCCTCAagtcttcatattttctttgcGGGAGGTGATCCAGGGCACAGGGGTGCTGGACTGCTGGGCTGATTTCCGCTTCTCCTGGGGGCCACGGGCCTACATCACCTGGACTACTCTGGCCATCTTTGTCCTGCCTGTGGCCATACTTACAGCCTGCTACAGCCTCATCTGCCATGAGATCTGTAAGAACCTAAAAGTCAAGACACAGGCTGGGAGGGTGGAAGCAGGGGGCTGGAGGACTTGGGACAAGCCTTCACCTTCTGCCCCAGCTGCGGCCAAGCGGGGGCTACCATCTCGGGTCAGCAGCATCAGCACCATCTCTCGGGCCAAGATCCGAACGGTGAAGATGACCTTCATCATCGTGCTGGCCTACATCGCTTGCTGGGCACCCTTCTTCAGTGTCCAGATGTGGTCTGTGTGGGATGAGGATGCCCCTGATGAAGGCAAGTATGTGGTCTATTCGGGGTGGTGAGGTAGGGAAGAGCAGGAAAGGAGGACAGTAGGGATAGGCAGGGGTTACAATGCCTCCCAGGACCAGGTGGGTGACAAATGAGTGCAGCCATTAGGAAagttggtgtttgtttgttttggtccaTCTTCTGTTGCTGGAACAGAGTACCTGAGACTGAGtgacttataaaagaaaaaagtttagcTCTTACTGCTCTGAAGGCTGGAAAATCCAAAGTCAAACGTTTGCATCTGGAGAGGGACTCTTCTGCAGAGTCTCTGGGTGGCACAGGATATCACAGGACATAGGAGAGATAGCCAAACTGACtttaatagaagaaatatttttgtgataacAAACCCACTTCCTTGATAATTCATTAATCTatcaatccattcatgagggcagagccccaCGACCCAGTCACCTCTCGAAGGTCCTACCTGCAAGTATAATGGACATATGACTGTGGAGATTATGCTTCTGACATGAATTCTGGAGggcaaacattcaaaccataacattttccCTTGTGAAGAGGGACAGATGCAACTCTCATCCAGCCTACCAATGCTATGTATCTTTTATGtgaaatttcctgatttttaaatcttgatATCTAACTTAACAATTTGAAAATACTATGTGATGCTAATGAactgtaactgtaggcagatttGCCCAACCAACTTCCAGTTTGCCAGATGGGCTTTAGAATCCAAAGATTCTAGagttgaaggtttttttttcccccccaaatgATCTGGTCCAGGATGACAATTTGTGGCCCAGAAACTGTCTCTCTCGGCACTCTTTCCTCCTGTACCTGGACATCACTTTGAGCTCCATCTCAATGGCCACTTTCAGTTAATTAGGGCTGACACATGACAACCCTCAAATTTCAAGTGCAGCCAGGTacggtggtacacacttgtaatcccagcagctcaggaggctgaggcgggaggagcccaagttcaaagccagcctcagcaaaagcgaggcattaagcaactgcgtgagaccctgtctctaaataaaagtacaaaatagggctggggatgtggctcagtggttgagtgcccctgagttcaatcccacccccacccccgccaaaaaaaaaaaattcaaattcagccACTTCATTGTGTCAATGAAGAAACAGAGTCTCAGAGAGGAACCACGACTTGCTCAAGGACACACAGCTAGAGAGTGGCAAAGTGAAGATTTAAGCCCAGGTCTTCTGCCTCCTTGTCTTTTCCCTCAACCCAGCCCTGCTCATAACCCTGGTTCTAAAAGTGCCTCCACACGAAGGGCCTTCCTCttacataaaaaacaaatgggaTCCCCCAAGAGTTCTGTGTTTCAGTTGGCACATGGCAGGACTTGCCTTTTTCTGGGGTGAGGTAGACATCAGAGCTTCAGACACTGCCTGGTAGTCCGGTCTTTGGCTGGTGCCCCTCCTGCAGCCTTCCTGTTGGTCTGGAGAGTCTCATTTAGTCTATTGAAAGATCATATCTGGAAGGAATCTTGTCAGAGTTTGGCACTCTCCCATTTTGACTGCCTAAGAGAGAAATTAGTTTTTCCCTGCAAAGGGGTCAGTGTGCTCCTAGGGACAATCTGAGAACAAGCACTGGAATGGGATACTCAGATGTCCCTAGAAGCTTTCCTCTCTCCTGTGCTTGGAAATGAGGCCATAGGACCTATGGAGCAGCAAGGCTCCACTGATTGTCCTACCAGGTCCCTGGCACAGGGCCCAGCACGGAGGCAGTACTCCACATGTATTCAGTGACTAAATGACAGAATAAGTGAGGCTGGCCCTGAAAGGCAAAGACAGAATCTGGAGGGCAGCATAGGAACAGAAGTAGAAGGGACCTGCACTTGGTTATTTTCCCAGGTCTACATCCAGTAGGGGATTCAAGTTCTAGGCTTTAGAACAGAACCAACTTCTCCTATTTGAGCTGGTCCTCTCCCTAACAATGTGGACTCTTCTAAATTCAacttaaaatttggaaaaaaaaaaagaaaaaaaagctccTGCTCTCACCCTGTAGTtagttacaaaacaaacaaaatcagtgAAGTAGATTCTGGAGTCAAGTGACCCAAGTCAAGTCCCAGCTGTGCTCCTCTCTAGCTACAGAACCCGGAGCGAATCCCTTTTCCTCTCTGGgactcggtttcctcatctgttcagCGGAGGGCTGGCCTCTCTCCCAGATCCCTGCAAGTCACCATCCTAAGTCTTCTTGTACTTCTCTTGTGGCAGATTCCACCAACGTGGCCTTTACCATCTCCATGCTTTTGGGCAACATCAGCAGCTGCTGCAACCCCTGGATCTACATGGGCTTCAATAGCCACCTGTTACCACGCCCCCTGCGTCATCTTGCCTGTTGTGGGGGAGCCCGGCCCCGCATGCGTAGACAGCTCTCCAGCAGCAGTCTCTCCAGCCGCCGCACCACCCTGCTGACCCGCTCCAGCTGCCCACCcaccctcagcctcagcctcagttCGAGGCCAGGGCCGGCAGAGTCACTGAAGGATTTAGAACAGGCAGACGGGGAAGCCACCACTGAGACCAGCATCTTTTAGAGAAGACTTGTTGGATGGAGCCTGGGACTGCCCCCAGGGCTAGCAGTGGAGGATCTCTGCCCATCTCAGGCACTGGGTGTAAGAGCTGggaggtcagggttagtgttcccTGGAACCCAATTTGAGGCAGTGCGAAGAGGCCAGAATAGCAGCCTCTAAGGTGAAGCCTGTCCTCCTTAGCTCCCAGTCTCATGGTGACAGTCAGGCAGAATCAAATGGCCTGCTTCCTGGACCTGCCATACTCACAGGGTGTCTTGGAACACACCCACAGGGTGGAGGTGGTGCACCAGACCTGGGGTGGCACTGTCTGAGGGTCCCCAGGTGGCAGGAACTCAGAAGCTGGTCTCATGCCTTAGCTACCTGTCCCCAGTCTAACCTGACTTGCACATCCCAGCCCAACCCCAGGGCGCAGGGAGTGAAAAACTCTAAGGACCTACTTggatcctgattttttttttctttggtatagGGCATATAGTTTCATGAAGCAAGGCGAATGTGTATTCAGCCTTCACCTGCCATGCCCTCTTGTTTGTGGAAGGGAGATGCAGGATTGGTACAGCATCTGCTACACAGTAGGAACTCTGCAAACGTCAGTTCCTCTTCCCCCATATCCTCCCCCACGGGATGGGTGGCAGGGGGAGTATTGTGTgtcctcagtggtagagcctaacCTGGGGGAGtcagggaagaaagaggaaaggatgaGGTAGAAATGGTCACAGTAAAATTCAGAGCAGGAATAAACCTCAGAGGCTGCAGGGGCaggtttccctccctcctctccccaagGGGTTCCTGCTACTCCTTCCTCTGGGGCTGCATGGAGGAGAAGTCTTTAAGGAGGAGTGCGTGATCAC of Marmota flaviventris isolate mMarFla1 chromosome 12, mMarFla1.hap1, whole genome shotgun sequence contains these proteins:
- the Avpr1b gene encoding vasopressin V1b receptor; translation: MDLEPSWTAIPNPGGTLFAPNATTPWLGRDEELAKVEIGILATVLVLATGSNLAVLLTLGQPGRKRSRMHLFVLHLALTDLGVALFQVLPQLLWDITYRFQGPDLLCRAVKYLQVLSMFASTYMLLAMTVDRYLAVCHPLRSLQQPSQSTYPLIAAPWLLAAILSLPQVFIFSLREVIQGTGVLDCWADFRFSWGPRAYITWTTLAIFVLPVAILTACYSLICHEICKNLKVKTQAGRVEAGGWRTWDKPSPSAPAAAKRGLPSRVSSISTISRAKIRTVKMTFIIVLAYIACWAPFFSVQMWSVWDEDAPDEDSTNVAFTISMLLGNISSCCNPWIYMGFNSHLLPRPLRHLACCGGARPRMRRQLSSSSLSSRRTTLLTRSSCPPTLSLSLSSRPGPAESLKDLEQADGEATTETSIF